In Deltaproteobacteria bacterium, the genomic window ATCCCGATCCGACCGCCGTCGAGCGTATTCATGGCCCCCTTGGAGCCGTCCCCCTCGTTCCCCAGCCGGTTCTTCGCGGGAACGCGGACGTCCTCGAAGATGATGGAAGAGGTGGGGGACGCCTTGATCCCCATCTTCTTCTCCGGCTTCCCGAGCGAGACGCCCTTCCATTTCATGTCGACGACGAACGCCGTGATCCCCTTGTGCGCCTTCGCCCTGTCGGTCATCGTGAAGAGGACGCAGGTGTCGGCGTACGGGGCGTTCGTGATGAAGTTCTTCGAGCCGTTCACGACGTAGAAGTCGCCGTCGCGGACCGCGGTGGTCTTCTGCGACCCCGCGTCGGAACCGGCTCCCGGCTCGGTGAGCCCGAAGCATCCCAGCTTCTTTCCGGAGGCCAGCGGCACGAGGTACTCCCGCTTCACCTCTTCCGACGCGAACTTGAGGATCGGGTCGCACGCCAGCGAGTTGTTGACGGACATGATGACGCCGGTGGAGGCGCACCCCCGGGAGATCTCCTCCATCGCGATGGCGTAGCAGACGTTGTCCATGCCGGCGCCCCCGTACTCCTCGGGGACCGCCACGCCCATGAACCCCAGTTCCGCCATCTGGCGGACCAGCTCCGCCGGGTACCGGCTGTTTTCGTCGAGCTCCGCCGCGACGGGAAGGACCTCCTTCTGCGTGAAGTTCCTCGCCGTGTC contains:
- a CDS encoding acyl-CoA dehydrogenase family protein — translated: MVFDLTEEQRMIQDTARNFTQKEVLPVAAELDENSRYPAELVRQMAELGFMGVAVPEEYGGAGMDNVCYAIAMEEISRGCASTGVIMSVNNSLACDPILKFASEEVKREYLVPLASGKKLGCFGLTEPGAGSDAGSQKTTAVRDGDFYVVNGSKNFITNAPYADTCVLFTMTDRAKAHKGITAFVVDMKWKGVSLGKPEKKMGIKASPTSSIIFEDVRVPAKNRLGNEGDGSKGAMNTLDGGRIGIARAACEDALAYSKDRRQFGQAICDFQAIQWMLADMATEIDAARLLTWRAAWM